From the genome of Amyelois transitella isolate CPQ chromosome 14, ilAmyTran1.1, whole genome shotgun sequence:
CTGGCATATTTCTCTTGCCTCCTTGCGTCTATGATGGGCTCTGTGGCCTTTCCGCGAAGCTCCACGCTTGTTTCTCGTCAGACGAGCCTTGTCCGACTCTCGGGCGGCTCTCGCTCGACTATCTTCTGTATACAGAAGCAATAGAGGTTGTGACGCACGCCAATCTTCATCGGTCTCTGAAGCCCGTCTCCGCACCCTCACGTGAGGTACACGCGCGTCCGTACTAGGTAAGTCTTCTTCTATTACACGCACTAAGAGTCCATGATTATGTTCAGGCTCAACAAACCACCGTCGCACGGCACCAACCGCGTCCGCTTTGACTACGCCCTCAGCGGGCCGTAACAGAATAGAGTCTATAAGTCTTAAAATGGGAGCACTTTTACCACGTCTACCGGGTCTCACCACGTCGTATATTAAAAGTCTTTGCGTGGAGGTCACACCAGTCGCACGTTGGAAGGTGAGATCTGCGCCGCGGGCGACTTCATCGCCGGGTACTCCAGTCAGGTTGAAGTAGAGACGGAAGCGATGTTCGCCGGGGAATCTGTCGTCCACGGGAGTGGGCGTGTGATGGAAGGAGCGGGCCGTGTTGGCCGCGGCAACCGGGATGGCGCCTTGGGCCTCGTAGAGCAGGCGCATGGCTCGCGGCACCGGCGTGGCCGGCAGGCCGGCGGCGCGCTCGGGCCGGCGCGGCATGCCGAGCAGCGCGAGCAGCTGCTTCTCGGCGGCGGAGCGCGCGGCCTCGTCTAGCCCCGCGCTAGCACACAGCGCCACCAACGCGCACACCACCGCGCACGCGCACGCCCCACGCATAATTCTCCTCGACTACCtgcaaaagataataaaatatgtggttaaacaatttttcataaaaacattagAATCTCTTATTAAAAGTATGAAGGGCTATTTTGGAAATTATTTTGACGATTAAATTCAATACTAGTCTAGTAAATATTCCGTCTGATAACTAATTCATCTCAATGGATTTGGCTTTAAAGTCGTTTCAATTTGTCTAGCTCATCAATTTATTCCgataaatgaaaacaattttttatagaatgcagttcataaatttatacttCCCGAGAGATACAGTTCAGTTCCCAAAAGAAGGAACCAATAGGTATACATGATTCTAACAAAGCGTACTTTGTGTAAAACCGGTAGTCATTTTATCGTCACTAAATgcatttatttcattgaatGCACCAGCAcacattgtaaataaaatggtaCTCGTTTATATTGCATCTAATTAGGTAGTTTTGATGCACTGGACACTGTCGACGGTGTGTCATGTTGTAAGGTTaacaagttttaataaaatattaatacataacaAGTGATTTGCCATaacctgttttattttttcaattatgtaTTACATTATCGTTTTAAAAAGGACTGTTAAATAACCAGACAATCAATTTAACTCAAATAGAGTGTGGGTTTAGCTTTATTTTCACACTATCAGTTTTCAGGAAGTACTCTTTTACGCAAGCTCAGCTTATTTAAGATCAAGTCTAAAGTTGGCGTTAAATATCTTAAGGATCACGATCTAGGATTATGTACTAACTAAAACCAgcatgaaataaaaactacttataactTCTTCAAAACATGAAAACAAACTAATATCTGTGgaaataaacaatgttttttttattaatttctaacGATTAACAGATAGAATGCTTGAAtacaagttttttaaatagtttattaagttaaatacAGATATTTAAACGCATGTGCAAAtagaaataacaataataaaaaatattgaaaactgtgctatataacaaaaaattatcttgtaattaaacatattaataCCCAAAATATACTAAATGATAAAGTCGCgacctttttattattttataacgaaTATATTGACATTTGTAGGtatcagaaaaagtttcaCAGCTGTAAACATTGATTTACGTGGAATGTTCACTactttattcaaatatttttggattttatatacctaatacaTATGACGCCCAAATTAAACTGTTATTGTTGATACTTATCTGATTATTAGTATAATGATGAAAGTGATCATTATCCGCCATCCAATTAAGTTCcgaaaagaattttacaatAGCTTTAAATTCGAAACTAAGACTTACTATTAGTATTTGTACCTatatctttgtttattttatatttattcatattacaaaataaaaatattgcggattatttactaaagaaataatattttttctaaaattacaCATACTTTCtttaggaaataaaaataaatagaatttgaactaacatacaaataaagaggaataaaaatgttatttttaattaatgtgaTAACATGGTCCTAAGctttcatttcaaaattacaaaCTAACATATGATAAGAATTAGAAcagctattaaaaaaacattgtttgaaTAACAACGCAATCGTTCTACAGACcacaaaaaatagaattattatattagtatggcCATACACTTATAAGAATTCAGGTTTTTAATTAGTCCACACGGGGCAGCGGCTTCGCGCTCATAACGTGGCCACAAACAAGTctctaataaatattaactggACATTTAGTAAGCAGATAGGGTTTTAATCAAAAACTACCgtatttttaacacaaaataagCAGTTAAGTTACATAAACATGCAATGCAAATATGGATTTCTCGATCGAACACTTTCCAAAAGCGTACagtaaaagacatcaacggGATGCGGCGAGCGAGGCTCGCGCGCCCTCCCTCTGGCGATACGAACACAGCTTGTATCGAAGCAAGTGTTAGAGGAACTTTTagctttataaacttttttcttataagACATCTGATGAACGACGATACTAAAGAATTGGCGTCTGCACAAATGCCAGTTTACGAGCTACATCAAACTTCATGGACGTTGTCAAATTTATGTTGTTGTTATGTTTTGATCGTTCTAGCACGGTCGACCGGATCGCGGCGTACGTATTTCGAAAATAATGCGGTCAAACCGGCCGCAGGCGCACGATCGCTCGCCTCTCTCACTCACCCGAAATTTTAACGCATCCAACGTCGTCTGGCAAAATCCGCAATATCCTCGCGTTCAGCGCTTGGGGAAAATGTAGAACTGCACTCGTTCACGAAAAAATCGATGGCACATAACTGAGTATGGTAACATCACTAGCGCGGGCATGTAAGCGGGAGTAGTCGCTCGCGCGGCGCGTGTGTTGAGCGTGTGAGATGCGCATCGCGTGCGTACGGCGCGCAGATCGCGGGTGGAATGAGTCTGGGTGCTCTCGCCAGACGCGGCGGCGTCGGCGCACGCCCCCGCGCCCCCCACCCCACACGCCGGCCCCGCCCGCCGCCCCACCACTCACAACACACCCCGCCACATCAACCCCTACACACCATCAACATTTCCTTCCACAGTTTCCTTCTTTGGACCCCTCACGATTGGTGTAATTTTCAAGACATTGACATTACTTAATGTAAAATCATTTCACGGTTTTCGCGATTTTCTCTGCGTGTCCAAAAAGTTTTTCAGTCGCTAATAGCCCGCGAACCGCAATCATGATTAAAAACAATCATTCCGAAGTATTCCAATAGTTCGGAATTTGTGCTTTGCTTACAATTGTAAGAAAAGACACACAAATTCCTTCCTTAgcaaatgttaataaatttaggaaaatattaataataataatgataaaattcgAGACAGCTACAAAGCGCTACGAGTGTGCTACAACTCTGACGACCGCTACGACTGCTACGACCGCTACGAGCTACGACGCAGTGCTTTCTCCGCTTCTGTTCTCGTCTACGCTAATTTCTGAAATTgccaatttatatatttatgtacaaaaaggAGAAATTTATTACCAGGGCACGACTTATTTCATGAGAAATTTCTTCTAGTAAGCTCACGgcaggaaaatgtaaaaatggcATTGGAttgtgtacataataaataacatataaacttactgatacaaataaaaatttgacaataaataacCTTGGCTCATAATTGCATTGCACGATAATTGACTTGGTCGTTTTTGCGTAATTAACGAATATAActagatttttaaattcacaactagttatttaagttaaaaaatcgCTTACATTTAACAACATAGAAATACTTATAGTACACagcaaaaaataattccatACTAATTTCATTCCATTCTAAATTCCGACtcaaaaatttttgtgttaCTTCTGAATAGGAATCTTTATATTCATCCTAAGTCTTACCCGCGACGACAAAATCACGAAGTTTGAGCTAGCTTTTACCTAAGTAAGTTcgacatttgtatttttggcTATATTGTGTGAcaaatactcgtacataaatTCTTACAATGATAGCATAAGAGAGGGAATCTGTCATTAACGCAAACACAATTAAACAATCAACACGTCAGAATTACAACTGACTAAACTAATTGTTCAATTTAATCGTTTATTAAGGAAGCAATTAGTTGGTGCCTAGTTTGACCTGACATGCTGCAACCGCTGGCCTTCAAAACTATATGAATTGGTTATGAAAACCATTGTAGATACTGAACTGAAAGGAGGTATACAGATGCTATTCTGTTTGTGTTCGAAATATATTACCAAAAAATTTTTCCCTTACCGATGGCTTCCGTCACTAGAACCCTTTCTATGCTATTTACAGAGAAAATTTATCTCTAGACTTTAGTAAGACGCATGTAAGACCTTAAGTTGTTCCCCCTTATTCTCTTTCTTAAGTACTCTTTCACCTAATAAAGCTGATTGATTAACGCACACCCCAAATCGTTCGGTCTGCAGATTTGACATTTCGCGTGTAGGTATTTCTATTATTGATTTTTGCACTAAGAAGGATTTCTCAAAATTTCCTCGGGAAGGAAAATTTATAGAAACTTTCGGAACTCTGACTGTTATCAAAGCagctaaaatattataatgttggTACATGTAAAATGTGCACGGGCCCATAGGAACCCGGTCATTTGGGAGGCGTTCCTGGGGCCAAAGCCAACAAGAAGAGGCCCTTTGGTACCTTTTGTTCTAAAGTGAGATGGCTGCAGCTATGGAGATCTGTCCCTTGTTGAACCATTGGATTCACTTGGTCTGGGTCATGCGGAATGGGTTACTGGGCTATGGAGTGAGATATGGACATCTGCCTCGAAAATCTCCCACGTAATTTTGATTAGGGCATGGTGACTCGCTGCTCATTGGCCAAACAACAGCAGCCTGTGGGCACCCTAAATAAGCCACCATGCGGCAGCCAGGGCGCAACAAGAGGTACTCCGTGCTGGTTTCCCCGCTATTAGGTACGTGCAATACACAACCATCCTGGAACAAAGGATATGCTCTTGCGACTCAACTCTGGCCGGCCGGCCAAGGCAAGCCAGAGGCGGGGAtagtgtatgtgtgtgtatcgCGTATGTCTGTAAGTTTCCCAGGAGGTAGGGTCCGTGGTGTCGCTACTCACCAACGGCTTCGCCGCCCCACGGAGACTGACTGCACTGGGAAGGAAACCCTTCCACAGAGGGCGATAGGGTCGTCACGTCGctattatcattataatatcTATTAATAAAGACTGCTTTAATGACAAAGACGACCTACTAGCATAAAAAATCATTGTGTGCGTCTTTGATTGACACCaagtaaatttacaaaaaaagggATTAGTGCATCGGTATATTcgtttaaaaagaatttacttaaaatttaaaacaagaactttttattttttctgacAAAGATACCATATCTTTCTACATCCTCAATGACTCCCAACGTTTTCAGTTTCTACAGATATCTATGTTATTGTTCTTTGCACCTGACTATAAGAATAACAGATGTCAAGTTGAGTGAGATAAATACATAGGAACAGCAATCCAACGCGATGACTATTCTTTGAACAATGATCGTGATGAAAGTTTTAATGGCAGGTGCCGACgtttgttattttgatttgagaTACGCACGTGCCAGATGGAGCTATCTAAActgtgtcatattttttttacattattcctAACAAGTTTTCTCTGTGGAGATGACTAGCAATACATTACAGTTAGATGCAACACGTTTGTTCATTTTACATGATTTGTCGAATGTTAATCATAGATAGTGTTGCAACCTCCATGGTTAAGAGATAAATCACCAGTCTGACGCACAAGGGGTTCTAGGataacgaaataaatatttatgtcacatttattgtatgtaaatgtttcaTATGTCatcgttaaaaataattaatgacaGACAACGTAAGTACAGCTGAAATTTCTGGGCGGAGATCCCTGAAATTTTGCAAGTTTATTCCTTGGTTAACTCAAGGAAACTCTTAGTGAAAATGTGCTGtgggaatggaaaataaaCGAGATAAGCTCGGGCGGAGCCAAGGGCATaattagtatttaaaatactttaataattttattttttatgaacccACAGTGTGACCCATTTCATTgttgtaatgttatttttattttatttattcctgagtaatataatttacatacatataaacataacttCACTACTTTGTAAACTGCCTGGCTGCCTGGCTTTAACTTTCAGGAACGTAAGTTTATGTAAATGTTAGCTATGATTCAATGAAAATAGGTAAATAACTTTGCAGAGAAAAATACATTGTCAGGTATCTAACATACCGTACCTTTTGGTTATCATTTTACGATCTTACTCATACCGGgcttaaagtttttatttttagaatctTATCTCGCCATTAATGAGTCCACTATatgctattttattattaaataaaagaatatttttctcAGAGTATTTCTAGACTAATTTAATCTTATTGTTACGGTGCTTAATTCTACGAAATCTATTTAATGGCTTCAGTTgtgaagtaataaataaatctgttaTATTCCACAAACaggccaaaaaaaaattaagtctaaaAAATGCACCACTTAAATTACAACAGCCATTCGTACTCAATCCATCGAACTCAATTTACAGAGTGTACAGCAAAACATGTCTTACCAATAACAACTTAACTATCAATCTTCAATAATGTGAAGACTTCCAAAACGAATTCcattactaattattttaagtatgcGATCAAGCAAGTGGAAATTGCCGAGGCGGCTACCGTGCGCGCGCGGGTTGCTACTGGAGCCGTTACGCGCAAACTCAAACAACAGAAGTCGCAGATGTAGGACTTCGATAAAGAACTTGAGTATATAATGACACTTCGATTAAGAAATtgagtatataataaaacttgcTGTTACCTCATCCGCCTTAAGTCTctacaaattaaaacttatattgttatttcatataaaaatcacAACTTGCCCGCGACTTTATTCGCCTTGAATcgctataaattttaacttattatgtaATTCCAATGTCTAAGCTACATTACTAATGTACTGcacagttttataaaaatccgTTTTGTAGTTTTGGCATGAAAAAGTATTAAACACACATCCACACGTCCTTCAGCATTTATgcatatcatttatttaactacTCTGTCACatctaatatatgtatacctcTTAATGTTTAACACCAAGGAACACAAGAATATTGTACTGCTAACCAAATAACAAGAATTGGTAAGTACTATAAAAGATCGAACAACAATTTGGAACGTGCTAGTATCTATAGATTATTTTATGCGTACGCGTTTTGTTAAAGTGAATCAAAGAAGGTGCTTACAATCTTTGCATTCTGCTTTTAGgtgttgggctagcaacttaaCAGTATCTCCgaatctcaatcttaaactTGGCTCAGTCAAGGTGTAACTTCTTCTATACCCTCGTCAATTTATAGCGCAAATAACCAAGCGCTTGCTCttgattttttgttgttttttttggCGCGTGTCTCTCGCGTCCGTTATATGTGAGGTATTCTGATCGCGGGGAAAGTTAAAAGCTGTTTGCTCTTTTATACCTGTTTCAAGAGGATctagaattttaataacatgcAACATTCATTAGGTTGTCAATTCATCTCCATTATTTGCAAGTCTTTGTTACTACAGATTTGTAATTTGCGTTCATGATGAATTAATTAGTAAGATAAAATTTCATATCATGTTTTTGTACCTGGTGttattatagtatatatagGGTGTACCAAGTCTTAAACCTAGTAATAACTTTTTCCCAAAGTCAGATCAAGAGTTTTCTTTGTACGAATAGTGATGAATGtgcatgaagcgaaagaaatatgaagAGACCGtgaaaagtggaaagatgtagtctcagcTCATTTCTTaagaagaggcgtgatttcatgaaagtatgtattttgtttttcatggGTATGGTGTGTTTAGTCAAATACACTGAACTACAAAACATACCTATTACTACGCTTTAAATAGATCCGACGTAAATAACATACCTAATAAGTTATTCTCATTAAGCAGAGTCTAAAAACATAATAgtctatattaattaattcgttATGTTTCAGTTTTGAGTTCTTATTAATTCCTATACTGCATTTAGCGACATACGAATGAGATGTGGTCGCGACAAGTTAAGCACTcttaatattatcattatcatgATCTGTTTCAACATTGTGATAGAAGGTTCGATAAAAAATCAATTCCCGTAGAAACTTATTTTCCTCACTAACCATTAACGTTCCCTTcctaaataagtaggtaagtactacattcatcatcattacccgaataaaatgtaaaacccTGTATGTAGCAGTGTTAGTAGCTATGCAACAAaaactttcataaaaatagATCCAGCCAGTTGATCATTGACTCATGCCCTGTACAAAAATGAAACAACACCTAAGTAGTTATAACTATTCTGTGATTCTTTACACAGAGAATCTGTTAATATAACTCAGTTTCCTCCTCGTTGACTGTGTATCTCTAAAATGAGGTAACGATGTCGACATAAAGGTTCGACGCTTACTTGCcacacatttttattgttattctttATGGTTAATTTAAGTGTTGATAGGTAAACgtttgtatattaatttaataataaatacatagatattatttatactgaTTGGTTTCTGGTATAATGTGAACTTGACAAAACTTGATCTCACCTAAACAAAAATCAATCACCGCCGCTTTAAGAATAAGAAATTCACCAggcgaatttaaattttttttttcctgtaCTAAGGTTAAAATCACGATAACAAAGTATGTCAGCGGCGGAGCCATGCCGTCTGCCACCCACGGCCGGCGTCCAGCGTTGACTCACCAATTCTCAGctcatgtaggtatgtaattagCCCATTAGCACACACGCACCACTCAAATGCTCAATTAGATCAACGACCGCCGGGAATAGCAGCAGATTACGTCCTCCTGTTGGATTCAATGAAACCCAGGATAATGCTCGTAATTGACAGCTCCCGTCGTCTAGCTTCGAGAATGGACACGCAATCTTGCGATTCCACCAATCTGTGTAATGTTAAAGGAAGGAGTGACTGACACTTATAATGTGCAGCGAAAATGAGAAAACGGATTTGATATACAAATCCCTACTAGGTAATAgtataaataacaaagtaaCTAAGTCTGTCtatctgttacgctttcacaacataaccactgaaccgattttgatgaaatttggtagtTGCTCTGGGGAGAAATTCTACTTTTAAGAAGGggataaaatactttttcggCGCTATTGGTGCTGTTTGTTTTCAAGAttaatttcttcttctttcagtGCGTCAgctaattgaaattattaaggTAAGTAAGGAAGATATTAAGAAATACCTACCTGGAATCAATTGTGCAAAGCAAAAATCAATCCCATAAACCTATCATTCCTACCCCTAAAAGGTCTGAATCATATAGTGGACtcatcataaaattaaattctaacatgaaaattttcattatttatcattatttgtgGCAAGCCCAATGGGATCTTGGAACAtgagaaaaatgttttatactaACGCACTAGGTATGTAATAAGACAAATCAACGAAACCCcaaaaaatgtaggtatcaagattaatttttaaagtacttgtttacctataggtatttattacgAAACACAATTTAATAGGACTGGAATATAAAAGTATAGGTAGACATGTTTTAACTATTTCCTTTATTTGAGAAAATAATGCCAATATTGTAGCGACGAATGAAAAGGTACCTATTAATTAAGGGAAACGTTATAAGTAGCTTTTTGTCAccatttgtttaatttatctaatGTGGACCTTATAATGAATGCACCGGCTCCAATTGCATTCTTCTTATAAATTGTGCATACAATTGCATTCATTTGACGCTGAGAATCACATTCAAGGTCgcaacttattttaaaatcacttttttaattattttgattatacaAAGGGCCAATCAAGGGACACTatttgatatgtatgtatattcctATCTATCCAGCTTGTCGTGGAATTTCGGTCTTTTCCAGActactaattaaaaattatttaaaaaagtagttacttacttataaaaaaaattgtgaaataatAGCCGACTAgataggataggcttatataattacttgggatttttcttttaggcgatgggctagcaacctgtcactatttgaatctcaattccatcataaagccaaacagctgaacgtggcctatcagtcttttcaagactgttggctctgtctaccccgcaagggatatagacgtgattatatgtatgtatgtaatagccgacaacaaaaaaataggtGAATAAAATTTCTGAACGTTGATTGAAACTGGACCTATGACCTCAAGGCAAGAACTGATCCCTATAGAGGGTAttttttgagtaatttatatattttgtagaaatttatctttttcaaaAGATTATTATGAAAGAGTGCTTATATGCGTATATAATAAACCTCCCGACCTTGAAAACTTGTTATGCAAAAATTTAACTTGGTAGGTATACCATGACCGAAATTTAGATGCCTTCAGTGATAGACACAGAGCTGCGCTTTGGaagaaaatcaattaaatgtgaaatgagtcaagtattttattttcagggcTTCGATGTTCTTcgttaaaatcaaaattaattgtatCATTACACAGTATTCCTGATTTCGTCGGTAGGCGAGTAAAGCGTGAAGgcttcaatataaaattagcaCGAAAATAGCATACTTTAGTATTAACTAAACTTGAGTCTATTTTAGATCTAAataattgtagtttttaaaGGTTATGCGTAAAACGCGTGCGATGCCGTTGGCGACAGATAGTACCTATACCTACTAATCACTAACGTTACCCAAGTTACCAAGTAGGTACTAGAGAATTACTATTCCCTAACCAAGTAACCGTGGGATAAATCCTCCagtaattaataatcaaaGAATACTCGTAAGCCCTCACTGCGTCTTTAAAAACCTGCTACTTTCTAATTACGTAACGGGCAAAGGAAACCGTAGCATTGCTTCGAACTTAACAGTTTTAATTGTGAAACGCCGCATGAAACTTTAtcatttaaagtatttaaattatgtcTTGTGCCGAACGGTGGCCAGAGTCTATCGGACCGGTTCGCACACTATCACGTATATACATGCACATATAAAACACACATTGACAACAGACCACGAAAGGGTGAACGCACACTGCATCACATCACACGCGCCTAAAGCGACGTCCCGCACGCGTTGGTTGCAGGTTTCAGATTTCAGATTAAACACATTTAACCTCAagcatttcattcattttcatcATCCAGGTGGGTCGTGACGTGTCCACAtcagaattttaaattttaccaaCAAAAAATTGAGGTATCGACCAAGGATAATCTGGTTCAGAAAAAATCTATTAGTTCCTAAAATTGTGCcctaaaatcacaaaaaatgtCGGCAATCAAAAGGTGgtaataaaagaatttaacaaacctcctcctttttttaaaacttatgaGTCATCAAGCTTTAAGCTGTTCATTATATTACCACATCTAtcaaatattagatagaaTTTTCCCATCTAATGATAATAACAATGTCATTGTAGGTAagaatgtatataaattaacatttccCAAGAACTTTGCTTACATggtaatacataattataaaaccaaATACAGCGAAAAAAATGAGGGAATTTGACTGTGTGTCAATAGATAAGTCTTTTATTTAAGACAGAaagcatataaaataaaaccacgGTGCGTGCGTATGTAAAGTGTGTAAAGCGTTATTTCCAAATGTGCGTTCACCCTAATAAACTACTACCACGGGTGAAGTTCTAACCTGCAGAACCCGTGTTGAAGACGTACCGGCTCTAAAGGGCTACATCTAAGGTGACGTCAGCGACGATGATGTGTACCGTTGCCATGACGAGCTAGATTTCTGGTAAACTTCTAGCTTGAtttcaataaaagaaaaattaaaattaatttattggatTCATAGTGAAATAGGAATGCCGCTAAATGGATTGTg
Proteins encoded in this window:
- the LOC106132454 gene encoding protein decapentaplegic — encoded protein: MRGACACAVVCALVALCASAGLDEAARSAAEKQLLALLGMPRRPERAAGLPATPVPRAMRLLYEAQGAIPVAAANTARSFHHTPTPVDDRFPGEHRFRLYFNLTGVPGDEVARGADLTFQRATGVTSTQRLLIYDVVRPGRRGKSAPILRLIDSILLRPAEGVVKADAVGAVRRWFVEPEHNHGLLVRVIEEDLPSTDARVPHVRVRRRASETDEDWRASQPLLLLYTEDSRARAARESDKARLTRNKRGASRKGHRAHHRRKEAREICQRRPLYVDFAEVGWSDWIVAPHGYDAFYCQGDCPFPLADHLNGTNHAIVQTLVNSVNPAAVPKACCVPTQLAPISMLYMDEANNVVLKNYQDMMVVGCGCR